Proteins from a genomic interval of Lolium perenne isolate Kyuss_39 chromosome 1, Kyuss_2.0, whole genome shotgun sequence:
- the LOC127294499 gene encoding uncharacterized protein — MAMAPSACLVSFAARPAVGTTTFRPRASASTSAGAKRVRAGAPKGGKWWAPLVGWSGRADYIEAAAPAVVADEEDSAGRSFVGGLTEEKARQLRARMAEMESFHDAMYHSAIASRLARTA, encoded by the coding sequence ATGGCGATGGCACCGTCAGCATGCCTTGTCTCCTTCGCCGCGCGCCCGGCGGTGGGAACAACGACGTTCCGGCCgcgcgcctccgcctccacctcggcTGGCGCCAAGCGTGTCCGAGCAGGAGCGCCCAAGGGAGGCAAGTGGTGGGCGCCGCTGGTGGGTTGGTCCGGGCGTGCGGACTACATCGAGGCCGCGGcgccggcggtggtggcggaCGAGGAGGATAGCGCGGGGAGGTCGTTCGTGGGCGGGCTGACGGAGGAGAAGGCGCGGCAGCTCCGGGCGCGGATGGCGGAGATGGAGAGCTTCCACGACGCCATGTACCACTCGGCAATCGCCTCCCGCCTCGCACGCACCGCCTAG